The Micromonospora siamensis genome contains the following window.
TACGTTGAGTTGGGTGGCCGTGATCAGGCCGACCGCGCCGGCGCCGAAGGCGAGGCCGAACTGCTGCTCGTCGAGGCCGTACTGCTGCTGAAAGACGAACGACGACCCGGCGACGTACGCGAAGAGCGCGGCCATGGCCAGGCCCGCGACCAGGACCAGGCCGACGAACGTCCGGTCGCGCAGCAGCGTCCCGTAGTCGCGCACGGTGCCGGCCACCCCGCCGTGACGGCGGCGCTGCGGCGGCAGGGTCTCCCGGATCCCGATCGCCGCGACCACCACCAGCAGGGTGCCGAAGACGGCGAGGGCGGCGAACACGCCCCGCCAGTCCGACCAGCGCAGCAGCGCGCTGCCGAGGGTGGGGGCGAGGATCGGGGCGGCGCCCATGACCAGCATCAGGCGGGAGAAGAGCCGGGCGAAGGCGGAGCCGCTGAACAGGTCGCGGACGATCGCCATGGCCACCACGGAGGAGGCGGCGACGCCGAGGCCCTGGAGCACCCGCAGGACGCCGACGGTGGCGATGGTCGGGGCCACCACGCAGAGCAGAGAGGCCACGATGTGCAGGCCGATGCCGGCGAGCAGCGGACGGCGGCGGCCGACGGCGTCGGAGAGCGGACCGATCAGCAGCTGGCCCAGGGCCAGGCCGGCCAGGGTGCCGGTGAGGGTGAGCTGCACGGCTGCGGAGGTGGTGTGCAGGTCGGCGGCGATGGCCGGCAGCGCCGGCAGGTACATGTCGATGGTCAGTGGACCGATCGCGATCAGCGAGCCGAGGACCAGCACGAGGCGCAGCCGTTCCCGCCCGGTCATCAGGTCACCGGGGGTTTCCGCGGTCTCGGTGGCGGTCGTCGGGGCGGGTCCGTGCGGACCTCGGCGAGCAGACTGGGCAACGGTCACACCTGGCAGCAAATCCCCGCCCCTGCGATCCATTCCCGCTGGTGGGTCAGCTCACACCGGGTCAGTCGGCGTGGCCCTCGGGCTCGCTGTCGGCGGTCAACGCGCCCGTGCCGGGCCCGGCGGGCAGGAAGACGTGGGCGTGGCCGAAACCCGCGTCGACGTTGACGGCGTCGAGCTGGGTGGCGGCGGTGGACCAGGTGGCCACGGCGATGTCGCGCTGCTCGGCGGCGAGCGCGAGCAGTTCCGGGCGGGTGGCGGGCGGGGCGGCCCGGGCCGCCTGGTAGGCGCGGACGGCGGCGTCGAGGGCGCGGACGGCGGCGGCCAGCCCGGAGCGGGCGACGTTGACGGCCGTGCCGCCGGACGGCGGGTGGGCGAACCGCTGCACGGCGGCCCGGGTTGCGGTGCGCCCCGCGGCGATCCGGTCCTCGGTGGGCGGCTTGGCCGGGGTAGCCGGGTCCACCGGGAGGGCGGCGGCCAGGTCGGACAGCACGGGCAGCAGGCTGGCCTGCACCTGGCGGGCGGTGGCGGTCAGCTCGATGGTCTGGGTCCGGTCGCGGGCCGCGTCCTGCTGGCGCAGCCGCTCCACCTCGACCTGGACCGGGTCACGGTCGGGCCGGCCGGCGGCGTAGCCGATGCCACCGGCGAGCAGCGCCCCGGCGACGAACGCCGCGAGGGCGGCCACGACGAGGGTACGTACCGGGCGGGTGCCGCCACGGGCCGGCGGTCGGGTCGTGCGTCGGCGGTCCGGCACGGCTGCTCCTTGTCCGTCGAGGGGGTGGCCGGGGCGCCCGTGCGCCCCGGCCACCGCACCGGTCACTCGTTCGGGTCGCAGTTGAACTTCGCCTGGCCGGCGGCCATCTTGATGCTGCCGAGCAGGTGGGTCAGGAAGAGCGGCTCGGAGTACGAGGCGTCGGTGTGGCCGAGCGCCGTGTAGACGGCACGGCCGCCGTCGTAGTTGTGGCACCACGCCATCGGGTGGTCCCCACCCATCGACCCGCCGGTGTAGCCGACCGGGTTGTAGGTCGACTCGTCGATGCG
Protein-coding sequences here:
- a CDS encoding multidrug effflux MFS transporter gives rise to the protein MTGRERLRLVLVLGSLIAIGPLTIDMYLPALPAIAADLHTTSAAVQLTLTGTLAGLALGQLLIGPLSDAVGRRRPLLAGIGLHIVASLLCVVAPTIATVGVLRVLQGLGVAASSVVAMAIVRDLFSGSAFARLFSRLMLVMGAAPILAPTLGSALLRWSDWRGVFAALAVFGTLLVVVAAIGIRETLPPQRRRHGGVAGTVRDYGTLLRDRTFVGLVLVAGLAMAALFAYVAGSSFVFQQQYGLDEQQFGLAFGAGAVGLITATQLNVRLLRRFTPQRILVAALAAGAVAGLVLVAFAATGVGGLAAVLASLWVVLAAAGLAMPNAPALALSRHGEAAGTAAALLGAVQFGVGALSAPLVGLLGTGAVAMAVVVAGGMVAAVAVLLLVVRPARLAELEPSAEAVATH